The genomic stretch aaataaatcacacTTTGGCCTCTCACATGAACTCCCTTGAAGTGGAGCATTTTACTTGCTTTGACAAATTATTAGAACGTAGGCGAAGCTCAATTTGATAAAGCAGAATCCGAGCAGACGGATAAAATTCTCCAATGTACTAGATGGAGTTCAAAGTAGAGTTTGATCCGGCGAAGATGGATTAGAATAATAAAAAGTTAGAATTAACTGCTTTTATTTGGAAAGAAAGGGCTTAAATAACTCATTGACCCCTCCCCCGAGTTGAATATAGATGACAAATTGAAAGGTTTAGGATAAATGATGGGCGGCTAGAAGGGCACAAAAACGGCAGAAACTTAATCCCACACGCAGGAATTCCACATGCTATACGGTAATACTTGAGCATATGGAGGGGGAGGCAGAGCACTCGACGAGTTCAACACAAAAATACACTCGAGCCACAGTCAGTAATGGCAGCAGCAACAGTATGGGTCAACCGTCAACCAGGGGAGGGCATATGCAAAAACTTATGGCCCCTTTCTCACTCTTCCCAATTTACAATCGACCACGTGGGTTGTGCAAGGTGTCGAGGTGCTAATTGCACTAACAATGGCTGCCCCTTCTCCAACGCTTtatctataaatacaaccttctgACCCATTTTCTCATTTCAAATCAAATTACACACCTCTCCGCTGCTCTCTTCGTTGCTTGTGTAGATCGCCATTGAGGAAGGAGAACATTATGGCTCCTGCCATGGCTTCTACCCTGCAAGCTGCAGCCAATCCAACCTCCCAAATCCACCAATTTAACTCACGACTGCGACCTAAATCTGTCCAAGTTCTAAGAAACCATTCTCCTAGAATACTCTGTTCCGCTTCCCCGGCCTCCTCCAACTCCCTCCTGAACCTGACGACCATGACCGGCACCACTCCGGCCTTCTACCCAGCTCCTCATCTGCGGGAGGCGGTAGAGAGTAGTATCCCTAAGCTGGCAACGGGAAACGGCGACGAAAGGCTGAAATGGAATTTGTTCCAGCAGCTGGCGGCGGCTGTCTTGGACAAAATCGAGGAGGATTTCATAGCCGAAGTGCTCGAGCGGCCGCACCCCCTGCCTAAGACCGCTGATCCTTCTATCCAAATCGCCGGCAATTTCGCCCCAGTCGACGAGCACGCCCCTTGCTACAACCTCCATGTAGAGGGCCGCATACCACCGTTCATCAACGGGGTTTATGTCCGCAACGGCGCCAATCCTCTGTTCGAGCCAGTAGCCGGGCACCACTTCTTCGACGGCGATGGTATGGTGCATGCCGTCCACCTCCGTAACGGCACCGCCGCCTACGCTTGCCGGTACACTGAGACTGAGCGGCTCTGCCAGGAGCGCGCCATCGGGAAGCCCGTCTTCCCCAAGGCGATCGGCGAGCTGCACGGTCACTCGGGGATCGCACGGCTGCTGCTCTTCTACGCGAGGAGCCTTTTTGGTATCGTCGACGGAAGCCACGGGATCGGCGTGGCCAACGCCGGCCTCGTCTACTTCAACGACCGTCTGCTCGCCATGTCGGAAGACGACATCCCGTACCACGTCCGGATCACTCCCTCCGGCGACCTGGAGACCGTGGAGCGGTACGACTTCCACGGCCAGCTCCGGTCCTCCATGATTGCGCACCCGAAGGTGGATCCGATCTCCCGGGAGCTATTTGCGCTCAGCTACGACGTCATCCAAAAGCCTTATCTCAAGTACTTTTACTTCTCCCCCGACGGAAAAAAGTCGCCCGACGTGGAGATCCCCCTTGACCAACCCACCATGATGCACGACTTCGCCATAACCGAGAATTACGTCGTGGTTCCCGACCATCAGATGGTTTTCAAGATGCAGGAGATGATCCGCGGCGGATCTCCGGTCGTCTACGACCGGAAGAAGACCGCGCGCTTTGGAATCTTGCCCAAGTACGCTGCCGACGCCTCTGATATGCGGTGGGTAGACGTCCCCGACTGCTTCTGTTTCCACCTGTGGAACGCGTGGGAGGAGCCAGCTACCGGCGAGGTGGTGGTGATAGGCTCCTGCATGACGCCGGCTGACTCGGTGTTCAACGAATGCGAGGAGAACCTCGAGAGCATCGTCTCTGAGATCCGGCTCGACCTCAACACTGGCAAGTCGACGCGGCGCCCCATTCTGGCACCGGAAGACCAATTGAATCTAGAAGCTGGAATGGTGAACAGGAACAAGCTGGGGAGGAAGACTAGGTACGCGTACTTGGCGATCGCCGAGCCGTGGCCCAAGGTATCGGGCTTCGCCAAGGTCGACCTTTCCACAGGAGAGCTACAAAAGTTCATTTTTGGAGACGGCCGATTTGGAGGCGAGCCGTTCTTCGTGCCAAGGGATGAAAACTCACCCAGGGAGGACGACGGCTATGTTCTGTCCTTCGTCCACGACGAGAAGACATCCAAGTCGGAGCTGGTGATTCTGAACGCCGCCGACATGCTGGTCGAAGCCACCGTGAAGCTGCCGTCGCGCGTTCCCTACGGCTTCCATGGGACATTCATCAACGCAAAGGACATGGAGACACAGGCCTAACTATTCTCCCTCTTTCCGAGGCCGGAGGAGACTTCCCGAGGGTGCCTGTCGGACACCCCGGAGTCTGCTCCGTTCTAGTTTGTTGGTTGGTTTGTGCTTCGGAGCTCTGTTTTTTCATAAGTTACGTTACAGTTAGTGGTAGTTAGGACCGATAGAGAGAGTACATGGGGCGAGACCAGCTTGTAGCTTTTGGGGTTGTTTAGGTAGGTGCCTGGCGAGCTCAGCTGgtctttgttattattattttttgttttaccTACAGATAGATAGTGATACCGAGTTACTCCCTGTAATAACCAACCTCCTCACCACCCTCATGCCGTTTGTGCATCGGCCATCGAGTGAGGGGGTTCATCAACGAGGGAAGTGGAGGGCCTCCCCGTGAACTTCTGTTTCTGTACATTGTTCAGTACGTGCAATACATATTGTTGTCTATTCTTCTTTCTTTGAATGATCTTTTTGGTTTCAACGACTTTCTTAGTAATGAACCACAACGAAAACCCTAGATAATCGGAAGAAAGACCAAAGCTGCGCAACTTCAGAACTCGGGCCAAGCATTAGGAGGTGGGCGAAGGGAGCAAGCGGTGGCTGGGAAGTTCGTTCCACAGCTTTGAGATGAGAAATTAATATATACATCTAAAGAGAGAGAGATTACGATGCAAACTTTTTTGGTTCATTGGGGGCGGGTTATCTCGTCCCGCATGCTGTTGTAAGTGGGGCATGTGCCATGCACCTGAAACGTTCCTGTTATTGGTGGTCCTCAGCGGCCACAAATGCTGATAGAAGAGCAGCCGTTTCTTTTCAGAGTGGACAACTCATTGAAAACATGATAAATTTGATCCCTAGAGACTCGGAGATTCTTTCAACGATAGGTAAGGAAAAAGTTCCTTGCTCGACAAATAAAAGGTGAGATTAGTCCAAAATGAACAAGGGACGATAATTTCTCGTCGTACCAACGATCCTATTGGATCGAGCTTTAAATAAATAACATCCAACTATTGTAAGTGCAGTGAAATCAAGATTTCCTGACGGAGAAACTGAATCAGGACGGATTTGAAATCTTGAACATGAGTCATGATGAATGGATACCTTACGTGTTTCCAAGATACCTACTTTTCTAAAAGGTCTTCAAATTGTGCAAGGCTATTATTATTTAGGAGTGATTTTGACTTCGTGATAGGGAGAAACTTAGAAATGAATTTTCATTTATGGCTCTGATAAATTTAAATGTAGAAGAGTCCTTGAGTTTGAACAtttagttaaattaaataaataaatctgaAGATATGTGTTTTAAACAAATATTTatgaatcatatttattaataaaatttttatcaatatattaaataaataaaaaatataaataaatcaataaatatatttgaattATCAACTTTAAtaactaattaaataaataaaaatttcaaacaaaattGAATTGAGAGTTCAATAACATTCAAACGAGCTTAAATCAAGCTGAGAGCTCAATAACATTtaaataacatctaaacaaatcaaGTTTAAATCAAACTTCAAACAAACTTAATCTCATagaaaataaatcaagtcaagaTAAAACAATCAATTTAAAAACTTGGTTCATTTAAACTCGATTCAACTTAATTGAAttactttatcaaataaatttgaatattttaaaattcagctCGGCTGGGCTAGCCCTACTCAGATTTGAAACTTGAGATATTGGTTTGTTACGTGTCAAGCATCACCACAGTAATAGATATAGAGAATTCACACCATGAGAAGTAGAGTTAAGTCAAAGGGGAAAAGAATCGCACAATCATAAACAAGAGCATAAACTTAAAGGTACAAGATGTCAACAATGATATTAGTTGTGGTACTAAAAGCTTtaatcaatgatgaggtaattttaaaaaataataataataataatcaggcTGATAACAATGAGTCTTGGGTGACCGGCCTGGTCTCACGAAAATTTTCCACTGAccatcagggtaaatcgggaagcacacGTGATCACCAGCCCAGAAAcccagtatcctttgattacgtcctcatttggaggaaaaattcctacaaattcgCCGTAACTGGGGTTCGAACCACGAGTACCTGAGAAATAATCTGGATATCCTACCATGGTACTATGACTCCTGGGACAGGTAATTTTCAAAAAGGGACCAGAGAAGATGGATATGATAAACACAGTGAATTAATGTCGACTATAATTTGGTTCGTTCACTCTTTTTGTTATCTGTCactccttttcttctcttccagcAAATAATGAACCTTATGAatcctcctctcctctctcccttctctcttgtctttcttctctccctctcgaTTCTCTTGGTCAAAGTAATCACAACTTAATCTGGAGCTTAAAAACCATACAGCAAGAGGCTATAATAAAGATTAGTGTATTCCTTTAATTTGATCACTAGATATCCTTGTACCACGTTGGATGTGAACCTATATGCTCATTAAAAGCGAGGACAATGTCAAATTTCTGTCTATTTTTTCGAACTTAGAGTCAAGTTTCAAAATAAGTTTGCAAACAGACAGTGGGAGTAATAGGTGGCACGAAAGTGGTCAATCATTACAGGCAGATTTATCGGGTTCAAAGGCTTGACTTTGGTGTCAATCACTCAGCGAAACCTGGTCATTGAAACCCACTTTAAGATCAATTGTATGAGTGAGATCGTAATAGAGCACCACATCTTAAGAGGAACATAACATCCTAATTAGACAATTCAATCTGATTTTCAGTGCACaattttggtttcatcaaaatttctaaaaagttTACCATATAAACAGATAAAATTCTGGATCATGGCCAGAAACTAGTCGACTAGGCTTGATCTGAAGGGTGGCGGACCCTTAGCAAGGCGGTAAAGCTCCCATCCTTGTCTAGACGTCACATAACCACCTTCATGAACACAGCTCTGGTAACTAATACATGCGCTTGCTTTCTCCCTCACCGCTAAACACTCTGCTGCCAATCTTACAACACCTAATTTACGTTAATCACACTAAAGTCCAAGCAAACTGTTTCTGATTAATAAAATCCTCTCTCTTCTCCATATGAATTTTGTGATTTAGCCCTGGGCGGGTGCATCGATAATAGGATGTCTGCTCAGTTTCTTAGACATCTAAGAATCAAGTCTTAGGATAAATTAACAGATGAACCGCCCGTAACGAGCGCTTCCCTATATACCCGTGTGATTGATAGGAAACTTTCATAGGATCAAACCGATCACTTTCAAGATTAGTTGACGTAAGTTAGATATATGAtatcaactaaaaataaaaatgaaaaaaataagaagatcAAATGTCTCGAGACTAGGGTGTGATTGTAAGAAGTGGGACGGATTCCCTAGGTAACGATGATTTAAATCTCACTTAGGGAACATTACACAAAAGAGTTTGAAAAATTTAAGACATTAGACTATCTGTCATGATCCATTTGTGCTTCCTAATTTATCTTAATGatcgatagaaaatttttatatgatcaaactAGATACCTAGATtaccaataaaaaaaaataaacaaaaaaccaATCAACTTGTCCGCCAATTTATTGGGGCATGTTGTTATCCACATATCTTCCTCTATAATTGGAGGTGCCCCAACATCATTCCCACTTGCGTAAATGGTCATTCTCTATCATCAATGTCGGTAATGTAGGTCCAACGTCCCAACACAATAAGCAAGTGGACTGCCTATTAACTATGTGGAATTTATTACTCGTACTATGGAAAGTATGTGAGTTAATACGTAATTGCTCAATTAAATAACTCGGAGGTCAAATCTCATGGATTAATGATTGCACATTTGAAAGCATGAGAGCAATCTTTGAGAATCCTATGAAGTTGGGTTAGCCAGGGCAGGTGTTCACGTGTGATCTTGCACACTGAGATATAATATTAAGCATGTGTTTGAAGAACTAAAACATACTTTAGAATGCTTTATTTGAAAAGCGGAGATACCACTTTAAAAGATGAGGGTTTATGAAAAGTGCACACTCTCGACACATGTCAAGCTGAGATGGTGAGAAGAGATCAATCGGAGAAAGGAGCCTAAGCTAAAGGAGACCATGGCCTACAAGGTGATTAAATCTAGAGTCGGTCACAGTTACGTACGATTATCCAGCAACGCAAAGTTATTCACCTTCAAAGATTCTCCTCATTACTTCTCGAAGAAACAGTTACATATTAATTCTAGACTTGCAATAAACAATTTCTTTGTGGTTAAGTGTAGCTCTTTCGATGTGGATCCCTTTGATGACCAAGAAATAGGCAAGTAACGTTCAGCTACCTcctttatttgttatttttcttaTCAATCTTGGCAATTACCTAACTATATTAGCAGGACACTAGTTCTTGAGAAAATTAAAGACATAAAACTAACACAGTCCTTAGTGTTCGATGTCCGAAGTGTTTAATCTTTAAAAATGCAAAAGTAATTATCATAATACTTAGTCCTCAAGCAAAGGAAATAGACACTGTTTAATCCTCCAAATAACCGTTCCAACAACAATGCCATGTGCAATCTAGGTTATTACCTCATCTACATAAAAACTCTCAACTTATTCCCCAAAATGTGAATCTAGTCATTGCTTTATGACAGCAAAAAGGGTTTATTCGTCAGTCTCTGTCACCTAGTGAAAAGCTCCATAAAGTAATAGGCTAAATGAACAAAGCTTGGAATTGAGTCCCAAGGGAGATGCACGCTTAAAACTATTGTGCTACTGCTTTCATGATTGTTGGAAAAAGTTCAGCACATCAATGCAAGGAGCATGGTAATAATCCATCTTGGTTGATATTCTTGCAAGCCTCTACATTTACTAATACTAACATTCTCTTCTCTGGCATTCCAATCTTCTACATTTACTAAAAATCGAGTTTTGATGGTTATTAACATGTGAGAGAGAAATTAAATAGagcaaaaaaaaaatcagatacttgactgaaaaaacTCTAATTGAAGTTAGGCAATCGAAAATCTTAATCGGAGGTTAGGCAATGTGAAATCCTAACTATAGATGAGGCAAATGTGAAaaatctactgagtgactagtcctaactaaaaGTTAGACAAGGGAAATCCAACGGGAAGACTGataagagaaaaatccaagtagatcaaggacgACTTGATACTTGTGAGACAGTTCAAGTGAATCAAAagttgattggacacttggtaaTCGGAAGTCAAACAAGAAGTTGGGAAGGAAGAGAAAGTGGATCAAAGAGCaccggacacttagtgaagaaatcctataagtcaagattgaccagatgctaggtcaaggttgaccagtttgactaaactcGAGTGGGTTTGAGTTTGAGTATTGAAGTTTGGACAATATATTTGGAACATATCTGAAAGAGGTCAAGcaagttaaggttgaccgaatacttgacgaTATGtaagagaaaagtcaagtagatTATGgaggaccgaatacttgactgacaaagtcctaactcgagAGTTAGGTAAGGATAAAGTCCTAACGGGAGATTAGGCAAGGCAAAGTCTTAACTCGAGGGTTAGACaagggtaaagtcctaactggaggttaggcaaggcaaagtcctaactagaggttaggcaaggtaaagtcctaactggaggttaggcaagacaaAGTCCTAATTCGAGGGTTAGGCcagggtaaagtcctaactagagattaggcaaggcaaagtcctaattagaggttaggtaaggcaaagtcctaacttgatagttaggcaagggtaaagtcttaactggaggttaggcaaggtcaagtccaagtgagtcaaggaggaccgcacttggtgatcagaagtccaacgaaGAGTTGGCACGAGATGAAAAGTCCGAGTGGGTCAAAGGTTAACTGGATACTTAGTGAAGAAGTCTCAACAAGTCATAGTTGACTGAATGTTGGGCAAGAGAATCCTAGATTCGGGTTAAGTGAGTTAAGATTAGACAATCGATTAGACCAaagccaatcgatcaggtgatcgattgaaagcTATTTTCTCGTGAGAATAGaagattgggtaatcgattggaaGTGCTGCTGCATTTCCAAGCATCAAGAGCCAATCCACATCACCAAGAGATAAAGAGCAAAGGTCCtttattgttgtatttatttCCATATTTTTGTTATATTTCTCATATTTGTTTGTacggggcttctccaccttctaaaaggagattttcaTATTATACTATGAGTGAGGAGAGTGgacccttagattagtcactT from Zingiber officinale cultivar Zhangliang chromosome 5B, Zo_v1.1, whole genome shotgun sequence encodes the following:
- the LOC121984872 gene encoding 9-cis-epoxycarotenoid dioxygenase NCED2, chloroplastic-like produces the protein MAPAMASTLQAAANPTSQIHQFNSRLRPKSVQVLRNHSPRILCSASPASSNSLLNLTTMTGTTPAFYPAPHLREAVESSIPKLATGNGDERLKWNLFQQLAAAVLDKIEEDFIAEVLERPHPLPKTADPSIQIAGNFAPVDEHAPCYNLHVEGRIPPFINGVYVRNGANPLFEPVAGHHFFDGDGMVHAVHLRNGTAAYACRYTETERLCQERAIGKPVFPKAIGELHGHSGIARLLLFYARSLFGIVDGSHGIGVANAGLVYFNDRLLAMSEDDIPYHVRITPSGDLETVERYDFHGQLRSSMIAHPKVDPISRELFALSYDVIQKPYLKYFYFSPDGKKSPDVEIPLDQPTMMHDFAITENYVVVPDHQMVFKMQEMIRGGSPVVYDRKKTARFGILPKYAADASDMRWVDVPDCFCFHLWNAWEEPATGEVVVIGSCMTPADSVFNECEENLESIVSEIRLDLNTGKSTRRPILAPEDQLNLEAGMVNRNKLGRKTRYAYLAIAEPWPKVSGFAKVDLSTGELQKFIFGDGRFGGEPFFVPRDENSPREDDGYVLSFVHDEKTSKSELVILNAADMLVEATVKLPSRVPYGFHGTFINAKDMETQA